A genomic stretch from Photobacterium atrarenae includes:
- the nrfA gene encoding ammonia-forming nitrite reductase cytochrome c552 subunit, with protein sequence MSVFCISANGQASEHEPPRIEPRNDQFATAHADQYHSWKATEESADIEDALAEYPNMVILWAGYGFSKDYNKARGHYYAITDVRQTLRTGSPTDANSGPMPMACWSCKSPDVARLIDERGEDGYFEGKWARLGSEVVNPIGCSDCHSTGSDDFANGKPALALTKPYVERAMTTIGKPFEQQSRFDQQAQVCGQCHVEYYFSGPNKAVKFPWDKGTTVDDMEAYYDEIGFKDWTHGVSKAPMLKAQHPGYETWRAGIHGQNNVTCIDCHMPKVQNADGKVYTDHKIGNPFDRFEDTCAQCHTQDKATMKGIVASRKASVNDMKLRTEKQIVAAHFEAKAAWDAGATEAEMQPILMDIRHAQWRWDYAIASHGIHMHAPEVALRTLGTALDKATDARTKVVRLLATKGITEPVALPDISTKAKAQQALGMDMEKMRREKDNFLSTVVPEWDEQAKVREAGY encoded by the coding sequence ATATCTGTGTTCTGTATATCGGCGAATGGACAAGCATCCGAGCATGAGCCACCGCGGATTGAGCCGCGCAATGATCAGTTTGCAACAGCACATGCGGATCAGTACCACAGCTGGAAAGCCACCGAGGAAAGCGCCGACATTGAGGATGCCCTTGCTGAGTATCCTAATATGGTGATCCTCTGGGCCGGCTACGGCTTTTCCAAAGACTACAATAAGGCGCGTGGCCACTATTACGCGATCACGGATGTGCGGCAAACCTTGCGCACCGGCAGCCCGACCGATGCTAATAGCGGCCCAATGCCCATGGCCTGCTGGAGCTGTAAAAGTCCGGATGTCGCTCGTTTAATTGATGAGCGTGGCGAAGATGGCTACTTTGAAGGCAAATGGGCACGCCTCGGCTCCGAGGTTGTCAACCCCATTGGCTGTTCAGACTGCCACAGTACCGGCAGTGACGACTTTGCCAACGGCAAACCAGCCCTGGCGCTGACCAAACCTTATGTTGAACGCGCCATGACAACCATTGGTAAGCCGTTTGAACAGCAGTCTCGTTTCGACCAGCAGGCCCAGGTTTGTGGCCAGTGCCATGTAGAATACTATTTCTCTGGTCCGAACAAAGCGGTGAAATTCCCTTGGGACAAAGGCACCACAGTTGACGACATGGAAGCCTACTATGATGAGATTGGCTTTAAGGACTGGACTCACGGCGTCTCCAAAGCACCAATGCTCAAAGCGCAACACCCTGGCTATGAGACTTGGCGCGCAGGGATCCACGGTCAAAACAACGTAACGTGTATCGACTGCCACATGCCGAAAGTGCAGAATGCGGACGGCAAAGTCTACACCGACCATAAAATCGGTAACCCGTTCGATCGCTTCGAAGATACCTGCGCCCAGTGCCATACGCAGGATAAAGCAACCATGAAAGGCATCGTGGCCAGCCGCAAAGCCAGCGTGAATGACATGAAATTGCGGACGGAGAAACAAATTGTAGCCGCGCACTTTGAAGCCAAGGCCGCCTGGGACGCCGGGGCAACCGAAGCTGAAATGCAACCGATCCTGATGGATATCCGCCATGCGCAATGGCGTTGGGACTACGCCATCGCCTCCCACGGCATTCACATGCACGCGCCGGAAGTAGCTTTGCGCACGCTGGGCACAGCACTGGACAAAGCCACCGATGCCCGAACCAAAGTGGTTCGCCTGCTGGCGACCAAAGGGATCACCGAGCCTGTCGCGCTCCCGGATATTTCGACCAAAGCCAAAGCACAGCAAGCACTGGGCATGGACATGGAAAAAATGCGCCGGGAGAAGGATAACTTCCTCAGCACAGTCGTTCCGGAATGGGATGAGCAAGCCAAAGTGAGGGAGGCTGGCTACTAG
- a CDS encoding TPR domain-containing protein produces the protein MGLGIGIAGLLVLAMAMVGVYSFRGDRKSLRRTGMLSLAVAVISLGGYAWLGQPIPVSASQPSGLAAGDAFHGLSADEINRKRITAIQDKLRGDKQNGELWYALGNAYMVLNEFEHAALTFSYAARLAETPQANIFAAQATAIYYRDGQQLGEEGRRLLGRALMLDPDNLPGLMLQATDYFLTARYEKAIETWQQALDSEHPEMDRVEIIRAIHRAEQLL, from the coding sequence ATGGGATTAGGAATTGGAATTGCCGGATTGTTGGTGCTCGCGATGGCGATGGTCGGTGTTTATAGTTTTCGGGGAGATCGCAAATCTCTTCGTCGGACCGGCATGCTCAGCCTGGCGGTCGCGGTGATTTCCCTGGGCGGGTATGCCTGGCTCGGACAGCCGATACCGGTGTCTGCCTCCCAGCCTTCCGGCCTTGCGGCAGGGGATGCGTTTCACGGGCTCAGTGCTGATGAAATCAATCGTAAACGTATCACTGCCATTCAGGATAAATTGCGAGGTGATAAACAAAACGGTGAACTGTGGTATGCCCTGGGCAATGCTTACATGGTGCTCAACGAATTTGAGCACGCGGCGCTGACGTTCAGTTACGCGGCCCGGTTGGCAGAAACACCGCAGGCGAATATTTTTGCCGCCCAGGCGACGGCCATTTACTATCGGGATGGTCAGCAGCTGGGAGAAGAAGGGCGTCGCCTGTTAGGCAGGGCGTTGATGCTTGATCCGGATAATCTGCCGGGGCTGATGTTACAGGCGACCGACTATTTTCTGACGGCCCGCTATGAAAAGGCTATTGAGACCTGGCAGCAGGCCCTCGACAGTGAGCATCCGGAGATGGATCGGGTCGAGATCATCCGTGCGATTCATCGCGCCGAGCAGCTGCTTTAA
- a CDS encoding DMT family transporter has product MFNVGFLWLALSICSEITGTSYIKKTNNFRNPAMSALVIGAYSLCYFALTKAMGYIPVGIAYSLWCGFGIIGVTIFSMILYKQKPDFPAMLAMGLIITGGVIMNVFSQM; this is encoded by the coding sequence ATGTTTAACGTAGGTTTTTTGTGGCTGGCACTGTCAATTTGCTCTGAGATCACAGGTACTTCATACATCAAGAAAACCAATAACTTCCGCAATCCGGCGATGTCGGCATTGGTCATCGGTGCATACAGCTTATGCTACTTCGCGCTAACCAAGGCGATGGGTTACATCCCGGTCGGGATTGCGTATTCGCTCTGGTGTGGCTTTGGTATTATTGGTGTCACGATTTTCTCGATGATCCTGTACAAGCAGAAGCCCGACTTCCCGGCCATGCTGGCCATGGGCCTGATCATTACCGGTGGCGTGATCATGAACGTGTTCTCGCAGATGTAA
- a CDS encoding DMT family transporter: MSESVKKWLWMALVIASETSATSTLKMFDTSEGFTKTALLAVIVLLYVVCYYSLSQAVKYLPVGLAYATWSGTGILLVSTLGMVFYGQHPDMAAMIGMLIIASGIIIMNLFSKMGEEESEAPIELKTEEAKG; the protein is encoded by the coding sequence ATGTCTGAATCTGTAAAAAAATGGCTCTGGATGGCGTTGGTGATTGCCTCCGAAACCTCAGCCACCTCAACCCTGAAAATGTTCGACACCAGTGAAGGCTTTACCAAAACAGCGTTGCTGGCGGTGATCGTACTGCTGTACGTGGTGTGTTACTACTCGCTGTCTCAAGCAGTGAAGTACCTGCCGGTTGGTCTTGCTTACGCAACCTGGTCGGGGACCGGGATCCTGTTAGTTTCGACGCTGGGCATGGTGTTCTACGGCCAGCATCCGGATATGGCAGCCATGATCGGCATGCTGATCATTGCCAGCGGGATCATCATCATGAACCTGTTCTCCAAAATGGGTGAAGAAGAAAGTGAAGCACCAATCGAACTGAAAACTGAAGAAGCGAAAGGGTAA
- a CDS encoding phosphate propanoyltransferase → MISATLMAQIEQKLTKSCRPEAAILRPAMPDAVPALGIPTGVSNRHVHLSQPDIEALFGVGYQLTPIKALKQPGQFAAKECVTIVGPKGSIQRVRVLGPARAETQLEVSKADCYTLGIQAPVRESGDLTGSADALLVGAAGYCHLDSKVICAQRHIHMSPQDAARFQVENGQRVKVRAGGGCGVVFEQVVVRVSPAYALEFHIDTDEANAAGIRSGEDVYLVR, encoded by the coding sequence ATGATCAGCGCAACGTTAATGGCACAGATTGAGCAGAAGCTGACAAAGAGTTGCCGTCCGGAGGCCGCGATATTGCGCCCGGCCATGCCCGATGCCGTGCCGGCGCTCGGCATTCCGACCGGGGTCTCCAATCGCCATGTTCACCTGAGCCAGCCGGATATCGAGGCGCTGTTTGGGGTGGGCTATCAGCTGACACCTATCAAGGCGCTTAAGCAGCCGGGCCAGTTCGCGGCCAAAGAGTGCGTCACGATTGTTGGCCCGAAGGGCTCGATTCAGCGGGTCCGTGTGCTGGGCCCGGCGCGGGCAGAAACCCAGCTCGAGGTCTCGAAAGCTGACTGCTACACCCTGGGTATCCAGGCGCCGGTTCGTGAATCGGGCGATCTGACAGGCTCGGCAGATGCCTTGCTGGTCGGGGCCGCAGGCTACTGCCACCTTGATTCGAAAGTGATTTGTGCCCAACGCCATATCCACATGAGCCCGCAGGATGCCGCGCGGTTTCAGGTCGAGAACGGCCAGCGGGTGAAGGTGCGTGCCGGTGGGGGTTGCGGTGTGGTATTCGAGCAGGTGGTGGTGCGGGTTAGCCCAGCGTACGCACTGGAGTTTCATATCGACACCGACGAAGCCAACGCGGCAGGGATCCGCTCCGGGGAAGACGTTTATCTGGTGAGGTAA
- a CDS encoding BMC domain-containing protein: MMMTSLGVIETRGLTSAVQAADAACKSAAVNLAGYKKIGSGLVSVMFHGEISAVSAAVESGVAAAQDVVASLVLARPDESVLAMLENTTAAQLEPVVDADGEPAPKADNAVQAKAQLVPEVLAPSDLEKKPEPEQKPESTTTQGPEIVALTEPKQQARSVEVKPVEEKPATSAKATGAKPAAKRSTRTRRQGTRQ; the protein is encoded by the coding sequence ATGATGATGACCAGTTTGGGCGTCATAGAAACCCGGGGTCTGACATCTGCCGTTCAGGCTGCTGATGCGGCCTGTAAATCGGCAGCCGTCAATCTGGCGGGTTACAAGAAAATTGGTTCGGGGCTGGTGTCCGTGATGTTTCACGGCGAGATCAGTGCGGTATCGGCAGCGGTCGAAAGCGGTGTTGCAGCAGCGCAAGACGTTGTGGCGTCACTGGTCCTTGCCCGCCCGGACGAGAGTGTACTGGCGATGCTGGAAAACACCACAGCAGCTCAGTTGGAGCCGGTTGTCGATGCAGATGGCGAGCCCGCCCCGAAAGCCGATAACGCTGTTCAGGCAAAGGCGCAGCTTGTCCCTGAGGTACTCGCTCCCTCAGATCTGGAGAAAAAGCCAGAACCGGAGCAAAAACCGGAATCAACAACGACTCAGGGGCCTGAAATTGTAGCTCTGACCGAGCCGAAACAACAAGCCCGTTCTGTAGAAGTAAAGCCGGTTGAAGAGAAACCCGCAACAAGCGCCAAGGCGACTGGTGCCAAACCGGCGGCGAAGCGCTCTACCCGGACCCGAAGACAAGGAACACGCCAATGA
- the cutD gene encoding choline TMA-lyase-activating enzyme: MTGIAQVSKDTELTGRIFNIQKYSIYDGDGIRTLIFFKGCNLKCDWCANPEGLSSKYQVMFSQDKCVACGKCAEVCPAGVHLMSTGADGKAVHKINRTVDCIGCRKCEEVCMGDALDVMGKDVTVSELMEIIMQDYDFYMSSGGGVTLGGGELSLQADFATALLTECKKQMINTAIETQGTTSLENYQKLATCTDLFLFDIKQIDTHQHRQLLGIGNEGVKRNLEYLVDMGANIVIRMPLIRGYNDSYDAITGAFSYVMELAKRGNIQRIDVLPYHQFGKTKYDKLDMIYPIKQDLGYSDEELDQLSAFFTQFDFDIRLVRH, from the coding sequence ATGACTGGGATAGCACAAGTGAGCAAAGACACCGAGCTGACCGGGCGGATATTCAATATCCAGAAATATTCCATCTATGACGGTGACGGGATCCGCACGCTGATTTTCTTCAAGGGATGCAACCTGAAATGCGACTGGTGCGCCAACCCCGAGGGGCTGAGCAGCAAGTACCAAGTGATGTTCAGCCAGGACAAATGTGTCGCCTGCGGCAAATGTGCCGAGGTCTGTCCTGCCGGGGTGCACCTGATGAGCACCGGGGCAGACGGTAAGGCCGTACACAAGATCAACCGGACGGTGGATTGTATTGGTTGCCGGAAGTGCGAAGAGGTGTGTATGGGCGATGCGCTGGATGTGATGGGCAAAGATGTCACGGTCTCTGAGCTGATGGAGATCATCATGCAGGACTACGACTTCTATATGTCTTCCGGCGGTGGGGTGACTTTGGGTGGCGGTGAACTGAGCCTGCAGGCGGATTTCGCCACGGCACTGCTGACCGAATGCAAAAAGCAGATGATCAACACCGCGATCGAAACCCAGGGCACAACCTCGCTGGAGAACTACCAGAAACTGGCAACGTGCACGGATCTGTTCTTGTTCGACATCAAGCAGATTGATACCCACCAACACCGTCAGTTGCTCGGGATCGGGAACGAAGGGGTAAAACGCAACCTCGAGTACCTGGTCGATATGGGCGCCAATATCGTGATCCGGATGCCTTTGATTCGGGGCTACAACGATTCCTACGACGCGATCACCGGGGCATTCAGCTATGTCATGGAACTTGCCAAGCGCGGCAACATCCAGCGTATCGACGTGCTGCCATACCACCAGTTTGGCAAAACCAAGTACGACAAGCTCGACATGATTTACCCAATTAAACAAGACCTTGGCTATAGCGATGAAGAGCTGGATCAGCTGAGCGCCTTCTTCACCCAGTTCGATTTCGATATCCGCTTGGTTCGACATTAA
- the cutC gene encoding choline trimethylamine-lyase, translating into MANYSLTPRVKMLAERLLAQKSTISAERATILASMGDDIAGMPPMVKNAHQFAQLMAELPVYIGQDELIVGSQSSQARGAIFHTEAELNNESVFGFLNCDKTNSPDYMSVISSGFQVLEQHIEMRLKNIGSAISRSGMDEVNQGKAMIFACNGAVALANKLAAEMARMAETETHPYRQAELKETAAILRRVPAQPAQTFKEACQAFYLFQLMMHLDNGSYAVGVTGFDKALYSYYQRDLQSGAITEQQAYEVIECLWLKLSELSEVRAEKAVDGYPMFDWMVQGGRFEDSQLVINDLSKMLLAARNNLASLDSKLTVRLYRAGGAAMSTAAPQAAGEPEVKAMEGLTPRMQRLRQNYLKARPSVSIYRALAFTEVTKQHQGLPTILLRAKAFRVACETAPLLIQDDELIVGHPCGKPRAGAFSPDIAWRWVRDELDTMSTRPQDPFEISEEDKKVIREEIVPFWEGRSLDEICEAQYREAGLWEFSGETYVSDLSYHQINGGGDTCPGYDVLLFTKGMKGIKADAEEKLAQLSMENPEDIDKIYFYKASIESCEGVMAYAKRLANHARELALTETDPVRRAELFTIAETNENVPANPPKTLQEALQSIWTVESLFEVEENQTGLSLGRLDQYCYPMYQADIESGRLTQEQALEMMQAFIIKCAELMWMSSELGAKYFAGYQPFINLTVGGQKRMGGDATNDLTLLIMDAVRFVKVYQPSLACRIHNQSPQHYMEKIVDVVKAGMGFPACHFDDSHIKMMLRKGYDFEDARDYCLMGCVEPQKSGRIYQWTSTGYTQWPIAIEFVLNRGRMVLFDSHQGLDTGDLNQLTTFEAFDAAVKAQIAHIVKLSAVGTVISQRVHRDVAPKPLMSLLVEGCMEQGKDVSAGGAVVNYGPGLIFSGLATYVDSMAAIRKLVFEDKKYTLEQMRDAMLANFEGFEELRRDCLNAPKFGNDDNYADDFALDITEWTERECGKYQMLYSRLSHGTLSISNNTPIGELTNATPNGRLAWMPLSDGISPTQGADKQGPTAIIKSVSKMNVETMNIGMVHNFKFLKGLLDTPEGKSGLITLLRTASILGNGQMQFSYVDNEVLKKAQKEPEKYRDLIVRVAGYSAYFVELCKEVQDEIISRTVLEKF; encoded by the coding sequence ATGGCCAACTATTCCCTCACGCCGCGTGTAAAAATGCTGGCGGAAAGACTGCTTGCGCAAAAAAGCACCATTAGCGCCGAGCGCGCAACGATTCTGGCATCGATGGGCGACGATATCGCCGGGATGCCGCCGATGGTCAAAAATGCCCATCAGTTTGCCCAGCTGATGGCTGAGCTGCCGGTTTATATCGGTCAGGACGAACTGATTGTCGGCAGCCAGTCGTCTCAGGCTCGCGGGGCGATCTTCCACACTGAAGCCGAACTGAACAACGAATCGGTGTTTGGCTTCCTCAACTGCGACAAAACCAACAGCCCTGACTACATGTCAGTGATCAGCTCCGGTTTCCAGGTCCTGGAACAACACATTGAGATGCGCCTGAAAAATATCGGTAGCGCAATCAGCCGTAGTGGCATGGACGAAGTGAATCAGGGCAAGGCCATGATCTTTGCCTGCAATGGTGCCGTGGCGCTGGCTAACAAACTGGCCGCCGAGATGGCGCGCATGGCTGAAACGGAAACTCACCCGTACCGCCAGGCTGAGCTGAAAGAAACCGCTGCGATCCTTCGCCGCGTTCCGGCGCAACCGGCACAGACCTTCAAGGAAGCCTGTCAGGCCTTCTATCTGTTCCAGCTGATGATGCACCTGGATAACGGCAGTTACGCTGTCGGTGTGACCGGCTTTGACAAGGCACTCTACAGCTACTATCAACGTGATCTGCAAAGCGGTGCGATCACCGAACAGCAGGCATACGAGGTGATTGAGTGTCTGTGGCTGAAACTGAGTGAGCTGTCTGAAGTCCGTGCTGAGAAAGCCGTCGACGGTTACCCGATGTTCGACTGGATGGTCCAGGGTGGCCGTTTCGAAGACAGCCAACTGGTGATCAACGATCTGTCCAAAATGCTGCTGGCGGCCCGGAACAACCTGGCTAGCCTCGACAGCAAACTGACGGTTCGCCTGTACCGGGCCGGTGGTGCTGCAATGTCAACGGCTGCGCCGCAAGCCGCGGGCGAGCCTGAAGTGAAAGCGATGGAAGGTCTGACGCCGCGGATGCAGCGCCTGCGCCAGAACTACCTGAAAGCGCGTCCGAGTGTGTCTATCTACCGTGCGCTGGCCTTCACTGAAGTAACCAAGCAGCATCAGGGTTTGCCGACAATCCTGCTGCGTGCCAAGGCGTTCCGGGTGGCCTGTGAAACGGCGCCACTCTTGATCCAGGACGACGAGCTGATTGTTGGTCACCCTTGTGGCAAGCCACGTGCCGGTGCCTTCTCGCCGGATATCGCCTGGCGCTGGGTCCGTGACGAGCTCGATACCATGAGCACCCGCCCGCAGGATCCGTTTGAGATCTCCGAAGAAGACAAGAAGGTGATCCGTGAGGAGATCGTCCCGTTCTGGGAAGGCCGCTCTCTGGATGAGATCTGTGAAGCCCAGTACCGCGAAGCGGGTTTGTGGGAATTCAGCGGCGAAACTTATGTCAGTGATCTGTCTTACCACCAGATCAACGGGGGCGGCGATACCTGTCCGGGCTACGATGTCCTGCTGTTCACCAAGGGCATGAAGGGGATCAAGGCCGATGCCGAGGAAAAACTGGCTCAGCTGAGCATGGAAAACCCGGAAGACATCGACAAGATCTATTTCTACAAGGCGTCGATTGAAAGCTGTGAAGGCGTGATGGCCTACGCCAAGCGCCTCGCGAACCATGCCCGCGAGCTGGCCCTGACCGAAACCGATCCGGTACGCCGTGCCGAGCTGTTCACCATCGCCGAGACCAATGAAAACGTGCCGGCCAACCCGCCGAAGACCTTACAGGAAGCCCTGCAGAGTATCTGGACTGTGGAATCCCTGTTCGAGGTCGAAGAAAACCAGACCGGTTTGTCTCTGGGTCGTCTGGACCAGTACTGCTATCCGATGTACCAGGCTGATATTGAATCCGGCCGTCTGACGCAAGAGCAGGCTCTGGAGATGATGCAGGCCTTCATCATCAAGTGTGCCGAGCTGATGTGGATGTCGAGCGAGCTGGGTGCGAAATACTTCGCCGGCTACCAGCCGTTCATTAACCTGACCGTCGGCGGTCAGAAGCGGATGGGCGGTGATGCGACCAACGACCTGACCCTGCTGATCATGGATGCCGTGCGCTTCGTGAAAGTGTATCAGCCATCGCTGGCGTGTCGGATCCACAACCAGTCGCCGCAGCATTACATGGAAAAAATCGTCGATGTGGTGAAAGCGGGGATGGGCTTCCCGGCCTGTCACTTCGATGACTCGCACATCAAGATGATGCTGCGCAAGGGCTACGACTTCGAAGATGCCCGTGACTACTGTCTGATGGGTTGCGTCGAACCGCAGAAATCCGGCCGCATCTACCAGTGGACCTCTACCGGGTACACCCAGTGGCCGATTGCAATTGAGTTCGTGCTCAACCGTGGCCGCATGGTGCTGTTCGACAGCCACCAGGGGCTGGACACCGGCGATCTGAATCAGCTGACCACCTTCGAAGCCTTTGATGCGGCGGTGAAGGCGCAAATCGCCCATATCGTCAAACTGTCAGCAGTCGGGACGGTGATCAGCCAGCGCGTCCACCGCGATGTGGCACCGAAGCCGCTGATGTCACTGCTGGTGGAAGGCTGTATGGAGCAGGGCAAAGACGTCAGTGCCGGGGGCGCGGTGGTGAACTATGGTCCGGGTCTGATTTTCTCCGGCCTGGCAACCTATGTCGATTCCATGGCTGCGATCCGCAAACTGGTCTTCGAAGACAAGAAATACACCCTGGAGCAGATGCGTGATGCGATGCTGGCTAACTTCGAAGGCTTTGAGGAGCTGCGCCGTGACTGCCTGAATGCGCCGAAGTTCGGTAACGATGATAACTATGCCGATGATTTCGCGCTGGATATCACCGAGTGGACCGAGCGCGAGTGTGGCAAGTACCAGATGCTTTACTCGCGTCTGAGCCACGGCACCCTGTCGATTTCCAACAATACCCCGATTGGTGAACTGACCAATGCGACCCCGAATGGCCGTCTGGCGTGGATGCCGCTGTCTGACGGGATCAGCCCGACGCAGGGGGCGGATAAGCAAGGCCCGACAGCGATTATCAAGTCGGTGAGCAAAATGAATGTTGAAACCATGAACATCGGTATGGTGCACAACTTCAAGTTCCTCAAAGGCCTGCTCGATACCCCGGAAGGCAAGAGCGGCCTGATCACCTTGCTGCGCACAGCTTCGATTCTCGGCAACGGCCAGATGCAGTTCAGTTATGTCGATAACGAAGTGCTGAAGAAGGCCCAGAAGGAGCCGGAGAAATACCGCGACCTGATCGTGCGTGTTGCCGGCTACAGCGCCTACTTCGTCGAGCTTTGCAAGGAAGTTCAGGACGAAATCATCAGCCGTACCGTACTGGAAAAATTCTGA
- a CDS encoding 1-propanol dehydrogenase PduQ yields the protein MNEFQIKPTLHFGNGALDKLGTLTGQRALIVTDQAMVKFGMADQVRQRLQANRMVVSLFAEVTSDPDISVIVNGMKKMDAEAPDVVVALGGGSVIDAAKGVIYTLWESGKLAKKPCFVAIPTTSGTGSEVTAFSVIKSKGEKWVVVDEFMLPDHAILDPELVKSVPAGITADTGMDVLCHALEAYVSTQASDFSDALAEKAVQLVFAHLLECYQNGSNLAAREKMHNASCIAGMAFTNASLGITHSLAHALGGVFGIPHGRANALMMTHVIAFNANLHGDCKTAAAHKYAHLANQLGLPSRTTREGVMSLIVAIDVLKEQMSMPPGIRDCEVAEPAFFAALPDLIGPALKDGCTPTNPREVNTHHMETLYRQAFAGIAHT from the coding sequence ATGAACGAATTTCAGATTAAGCCGACGCTCCATTTTGGCAACGGCGCTCTGGACAAGCTGGGCACACTGACGGGGCAGCGGGCTTTGATCGTCACCGACCAGGCGATGGTCAAATTTGGCATGGCCGATCAAGTTCGCCAGCGGCTGCAGGCGAACCGGATGGTGGTCAGTCTGTTTGCCGAGGTTACGTCGGATCCGGACATCTCGGTCATAGTCAACGGCATGAAGAAAATGGATGCCGAGGCGCCGGATGTGGTGGTCGCACTGGGCGGTGGTTCGGTGATCGATGCGGCCAAAGGGGTGATTTACACCCTGTGGGAGAGCGGAAAGCTGGCGAAAAAACCCTGCTTTGTGGCTATCCCGACCACCAGCGGCACGGGCTCGGAAGTCACCGCATTTTCGGTCATTAAATCAAAAGGCGAAAAGTGGGTGGTGGTCGATGAGTTTATGTTGCCCGATCACGCCATTTTAGACCCTGAATTGGTGAAGTCGGTGCCCGCGGGCATTACGGCTGATACCGGGATGGATGTGCTGTGCCATGCGCTGGAGGCTTATGTCTCCACCCAGGCATCAGACTTTAGCGATGCCTTGGCAGAGAAGGCTGTGCAGCTGGTTTTCGCCCACTTGCTGGAGTGCTACCAGAACGGCAGCAACCTGGCTGCCAGGGAGAAAATGCACAACGCCTCGTGTATCGCAGGCATGGCATTTACCAATGCTTCATTGGGGATCACCCATAGCCTGGCCCACGCGCTTGGCGGTGTTTTCGGGATCCCGCACGGGCGGGCGAACGCCCTGATGATGACGCATGTCATTGCCTTTAATGCCAACTTACATGGCGATTGCAAGACCGCTGCCGCCCACAAATACGCCCACCTGGCGAATCAGCTTGGCTTGCCGAGCCGGACGACCCGGGAGGGGGTGATGAGTCTGATTGTGGCAATCGATGTGCTCAAGGAGCAGATGAGTATGCCACCCGGCATCCGCGACTGTGAGGTGGCCGAGCCCGCATTCTTTGCCGCGCTACCGGATCTGATTGGACCGGCGCTGAAAGACGGCTGTACACCGACCAACCCCCGTGAGGTGAATACGCACCACATGGAAACCCTATACCGACAAGCGTTTGCAGGGATTGCCCACACCTAG
- a CDS encoding EutN/CcmL family microcompartment protein: MILAKVTGHVVAPQKNDELRGSNLLLVTALGDDLAPIKDRTYVAVDSVGAGVRDLVLVEEYFALHKQQYKAMSIVAIVEKVHQDR, from the coding sequence ATGATTCTCGCAAAGGTAACCGGGCATGTCGTCGCCCCCCAGAAAAATGATGAGCTACGCGGCAGCAACCTCTTGCTGGTCACGGCACTGGGGGACGATCTGGCGCCCATCAAGGACCGGACCTATGTCGCCGTCGATAGTGTGGGGGCCGGTGTGCGTGACCTGGTCCTGGTTGAGGAATATTTTGCGCTGCACAAACAGCAGTACAAGGCCATGTCAATCGTTGCCATCGTGGAAAAAGTCCACCAGGACAGATAA